From Alloacidobacterium dinghuense:
GAGGATGTTGGGTTTGCTTCGTCCTGGGTCGTATATGGTCATCGTCAGGGTGTTGTGATCGGGAGAGAGCTCAATTTGCTGGGTGTCCATGAGCTTGTCTTTGATCTTTTCAGTCACCTTTAGAGTCTGATCATTGATCCGTTGCCCCGATGTGGTGGAGCCGGGGACTGCTGAGGAACCTGAGCTGGGGTACTCTTTTCCGTCGAACTTTATGCTCTTGATGTCTCCCGGATTGATGAAAGAAAGACCATCCTGCTGATAGGGCTGGATCTGAATCTCGTAAGTTGAGTCCACCTGCTCGGTTGTGCTTTCCCATGTGCCCGGGAAACCTGGCGTTCCTGCTGTTCGCTTGTAGATGTAATGCAGATTGACGGTAGAGCCGTTGGCGCGATAACCAGTGAAGTTATCGGTAAGGGTGTTGCCGTCTTCGGAAAGCTTCCAGATTCCGATGATGATGATGCGGCCATCGGTCTTGCGGACGACCTTCCAGGAGTTAGGGCTGTCGATGGTGACGGACAGTGTGGTGCCAAAGAGGCCGGGCTGATCGGTTCCATCGGCTACGACGGTCTCGACGTTGTCACCGGAAAAGTTGAGGGCGTACCTGTTTGCGCCAAGTGCTTCAACTTTCATCTGATCGGTGAGCTTGCTTCTGGACGGGTTCAGTTTCCATTTTCCAGTGAAGGGGTCGTCGGCTGCCCATAACGTGCTTGTGAGGAGAAAGACGGTCAACAGTAACTCGAAAGTACGTTTCGACATGAAATCCTCCGAAGTTTGCATGCATTCAGGATCGGAGGGAGCACGCTGGCGACCAATTTCGAGACGGTTTCGGAACTGTGTGGAGTAGACGTGCCTGTTCCATTGCTTTAGCGGAGGTTACGGCTAGGTTTGCGGTGTCTGGATTGAAGAGGAATCGGCGGCGGAGGTATTAAAGGATGTTCGCATGCGGACGCTGCCGTTCTGCAAGCGGACACCAATCGACTTGCAGGTATAGGAGAAAAAGCAAAAGGGCTGCGCTTTCGCACAGCCCTTTCTTAGCTTCCTACGGTTTACTGTGGACCGCGGTTGCCGCCCCCACCGCCGGGTCCGCGTCCTGGGCCGCGACGGCCACGGCCGCGACGACGGCGGTTGTTGTTGGCACCACCTCCGCCACCGGGGCGGCGATCGCCGCTGCCTGCGTGGGCTGGTGCGCCATCAGCGCGGTTGAAGTTCACTTCTTCGCCCTCTTCGCCGCTGCCTTCCTCATCGTCGAAATCGTCGCCACCTTCGATGGTGATGGTGCTGGCGTTCGAGGATGGCTGGCGCTCTTCGGTGCGCGCTGGCCGTTCGCGATGGTCGTGGTTTTCCTGCGGCTCGCCCGATGCGGCTACGTCGTCGATCTGGCCGGATTGGGGCTCGGTGATGCCGAGCTTCGCGCGCTGCTCCTTCAAGAGGGCCTTGCGCGAGAGCTTGATGCGGTTGCCTTCGATGCCGAGAACCTTGACCAGCACCTGATCGCCTTCGCGCAGCTCGTCCTTCACGTCCTTCACGCGGTGCTCAGAGATCTCGCTGATGTGCAGGAGACCGTCAGTGCCGGGGAAGATTTCGACGAAGGCGCCGAACTCGGCGAGACGGACTACCTTGCCAAGATACGTTTTGCCGACTTCGGGGACGGCGGTGAGGTCGTTGATCATCGCCAGTGCCTTCTTCAAGCCCTCTTCGTCCGATGAAGCCACGTTGACGCGGCCGGTGTCGTCGACGTCGATCTTGACCTGCGTGGCCTCGATAATGCCACGGATGGTTTTGCCACCCGGCCCGATGAGGTCGCGGATCTTGTCGGTTGGGATCTGCAGGGTACGAATCTGCGGCGCGTACTTCGACTTCTCCGTACGTGGCCCGTTGAGCGCAGCGTCCATCGTGTCCAGCAGGAAGAGTCGTCCACGGCGAGCCTGTTCCATGGCCTCGCGCATGATCTGCCCGGTGATGCCGCTGATCTTGATGTCCATCTGCAGGGCGGTGATGCCTTCGCGCGTTCCGGCAACCTTGAAGTCCATATCGCCGTAGTGGTCTTCGGCTCCAGCGATGTCGGTGAGGATGGCGTAGTCGTCGCCTTCCTTCACCAGACCCATAGCCACACCGGCCACCGCTGCCTTGAGCGGAATACCCGCATCCATAAGAGCGAGGCTGGCGCCGCAGACCGAAGCCATGGACGACGAGCCGTTCGACTCAAGAATGTCGGAGACGATGCGGATGGCGTAGGGTGAATCGGCTTCGCTGGGCAGCACGGCGCTGATGGCGCGTTCCGCCAGTGCGCCGTGGCCCACTTCGCGGCGGCCAACACCGGTCATACGGCCCACTTCGCCAACCGAGAAGGGCGGGAAGTTGTAGTGCAGCATGAAGCGCTTCTTCTGCTCGCCTTCGAAGGTTTCTAGGCGCTGCGAATCGTCATTGGTGCCGAGAGTCGCGGTAACGAGCGCCTGGGTTTCACCACGGGTGAAGAGCGCGGAGCCGTGGGTGCGGGGCAACACACCGGTTTCAATGGTGATGGGGCGAATCTCGTCGAAGGCGCGACGGTCGGGGCGGATGCGGTCCTTGGTGACCTGCTCGCGGAAGATGCGCTCGCGCAAAGTTTCGTAGTAGGTGGCCAGCTTCTTCTTGGCTGCACCCTGCTCTGCTTCGGGCAGCTCTTTGAGTTCGGCTGCCAGCTCGTCCTTGATCTGCTTCACGAGAGCATAGCTCTCGGTCTTGGCGTGGGTCTTGGTGTCGAGCGCGTCCTTGAGACGATCACCGACCTTGGCGAACAGCGCGTCGTAGTAGGCCTGATCGAACTCAGAAGCGGTGACGGGGCGCTTTGGCTTGCCGGCCTTGGCTGCCAGCTCGTCGATCACGGCGACGATCTTCTTGATCTCGGCGTGGCCAAACTCGATGGCGTCAACGACGACGTCTTCTGTCACGCCTTCGGAGCCGCTTTCGATCATCACGATGCCGTCTTTGGTGCCGACGACGGTGATGTTGATCTTGCTGTCGCGGCGATCGGTGTAGGACGGATTGATGACGAACTCGCCATTGACCTGACCTACGCGAACTGCGCCCACAGTTGCGCCGAAGGGAATATCGGAGAGGGCGAGGGCGGCGCTGGCGGCGTTGATGCCGATGACGTCGGGATCGTTTTCCTTGTCAGCGGAGAAGACGAGGGCGATGACCTGGGTCTCGTTGCGGAAGCCTTCAGGAAAGAGCGGGCGAATGGGGCGGTCGATCTGGCGGCTGGTGAGAATTTCACGCTCGCTGGGACGGCCTTCGCGCTTGATGAATCCGCCAGGAATGCGGCCGCCTGCGTAGGCGTACTCGCGATAATCGACGGTGAGGGGAAAGAAATCGATTCCCTCTTTTGGATCGGGGGCGGCCACGGCGGTTGCGAGCACCACGCTGTCACCTTGGGTGACCAGGGCTGCGCCAGAGGCCTGCTTGGCCATACGGCCAGTTTCAAAGGTCAGCCGCTTGCCACCGGCAAGCTCAACTGTCACTTCGTGTTTCATATTTTCCTCGTTTCTTGATGTGCAAAGGAGCTACGCAGGGAGTGCGCGCGGGCGGGAAGATACACGACAGGTATGTGGGCTTCGCTAGAGGCGGAAATAGCCGTTGACGTGGATACACGCCAGCCGTTGACCCGGCTGACGTTTTCCAATCCTTTACGAAGTTCTCGTCGCGTGCGCGTAGGAGACAAAGGTTTGAGCTTGCGGCTACTTGCGGATGCCCAGTTTTCCGATGACGTCCCGGTAGCGGTCAGAATCGTTCGTCTTGAGGTAATCGAGCAGGCGGCGGCGCTTGCTGACAAGCATGAGAAGGCCGCGGCGGGACGCATGGTCCTTGGCGTGGGTCTTGAAATGCTCGGTCAACTCGCCGATGCGCTCGCTCAGGATCGCGATCTGCACTTCAGGACTGCCGGTGTCGGAGTCGTGAGTGCGAAAGCGAGAGATAATGTCGGTTTTTTTTGCAGGTGCCAGCACGAGAGTGCGTTACTCCTATTGCTAATTTCTATTCGTTACACTTCCTAAGTGTCTGCAATAAGAGTAACATGGATTGCTTTTTCGAGCCAGTCAGAGACATAGAAAAGGGTGCGGAAATGCCGCACCCTTTTATTGTGGATATTCCTGTACCTACTTCGCTGCTTCAAGGACCAGAACAGTGGCGATGGGATCAAGCCCGTTTGCCGGGAGCTGGACGTCAACTCTGTCACCCGATTGGTTGAATTTGAGTGGCTTGTGGGCGGAATCGGCCAGCAGATATGCGCCGGTGACTTTACGCGGCATCTTGTCCAGATGGAAGGTGCCGTGGGGCCACTTGAAGATTTCGACGTAGACCTTGTCGGCCTTGGTGGTGGAGCGCCAATCCCACGCGGGAATGAACTTCGGCTTGCCGTCCTTGTCTTTTTCGGTATCGCTGAAGCTGCCAGCTTCGGCTCCGAAGAGAGTGGGCTGGGTGCCGTAGATCGCCTCGCCATTTACGTCGAGCCACTTGCCCACTTGATGGAGACGCACGACTTCCTCAGGCGGAACGACGCCGTGCGAATCGGGACCGATGTTCAGCAGGTAGTTGCCGCCTTTGCTGGCGATGTCGATGAGGTTGCGCAACAGCGTCTCGGTTGACTTGAAGTTTTTGTCGTAGGACTTGTAACCCCAGGTGTCGTTCATGGTCATGCAGGATTCCCAGTCGCGGCCGGGATAACCCTGCGCGGGAATGAACTGCTCGGGGGTTTCGGTGTCACCCTTATATCCGCCGCCGAGACGGTTGTTCCAGATGAGCTTTGGATACTGGTTGAGGACGGTGACGATTTCGGCTGCCAGCTGCGGGGTCATGTCCGGCGTGGGCGTGTCAAACCAGATGACTGCGGGATAATCGCCGTAGTTGGCCAGCAACTCCTTGAGCTGAGGAATGGCTTTGGTTTCGAGATATTGCTGGAAATTGCCGTCCTGCGCTTTGTCCCAGTGATAGGTGGGCGGTTGGTGGTCGCCGGTCTTGAGAGCAGCGCCGCCGGGAGCGGTCCAGTCCTGGTCTTGCGAGTAGTAGAAGCCTAGCTTGATTCCCTGCTTCTTGCACTCCTCGGCGAGTTCTTTGATTGGGTCGCGCTTGAAGGGCGTGCCGGCGGCGATGTTGAAGTCGTTCGCCTTCGAGTCATACATGGCGAAGCCGTCGTGATGCTTCGAGGTGATGACGATGTACTTCATGCCGGCAGCCTTGGCGAGGGCGACGATGTCATGCGCGTTGAAGCCGGTGGGATTGAACTTGGGCGCGAGTGCTTTGTAGTCGGCGACAGGGATGGAGGCGGTATTCATGATCCACTCGCCGATGCCGGGAATTTGTTTGCCGTTCCATGTGCCAGCTGGAATGGAGTAGAGTCCCCAGTGGATGAACATGCCGAAGCGGGCTTCACGCCACCATGCCATGCGGGCATCGCGTTGCTCGGGCGTCTCGGTGTCCTGAATCGCCGCGACTGGATGGTCGGGAGACTTTGGAGCGGGCGTGCTCTCCGTTGTTTGTTTTGGCTGCTGCGTGCAACCCACTAAGCCCGCGGCGATGAGGACGACGCTGGCGCCGACTAAGGCGAAGGTGCGATGGACAAATTTCAATGCAATCCCTCAAGGTGAATTATCGGACTGGGGAATTGTATGTGAAAAGATATTCTTATGGGCGAAATTTATTCGCCCATAGTTACAGATTTGTGACTGGAAGCGGAATTAGCCCTGCCTAAGCATGGCTATCTCTTTCGACGGTATGAAGTTGAAGACCGCAGGTCATGCATTGTCGGGTAAAGGAGTTCCGCCAATGCAGCGTGATCCAACCGATTCCTCGCGTTGAGCGAACTCCAAACAGGTTTCCACATCTTGGACAGCGAAAGTTCAGACTGGAGAGCCAAGAGAAATACGGAACGACAATAAGCGGCAGAACTAAGGCGAGCAGCGTAGCCAACCAGGACAAGTCTTCTGCGATACCGATCAGACCAACTATCAGGCATGTACCAGCAGCCACGAGCAAACGCGTAGACATCCACCTGCGATATCTACGGCGCCCCCATGCTTCCGGATAATCACCCTCAACACTTTCTAATCGATGCTTCACAATTTCCTATTTTGCTGCTTGATTACCAGATGCGCTGCGTTGTCCTAGCTGGTTGAAATTCAGAATTGCGTTGAAAACCAGCGGATAGCTACCGATCGTCTCGCCGCGATAGACAGGGTTGTTCGCGAAGAGCAGCACCGTTCCTTTGCCCAGGTGGGCGGCGACGATGGCAGCATGCTGCGCCATTAGATCGCCGTGATCGAGCAGGCCTGCAACCAGTAATGACTCCTTATCGGCATAGCGGAGGAGGACCTGCGGTCGAAGCTCCGCTGGGATGACGTTGGGGTTGTTGCGGGTCTGCTCCTCATTCAGCGGCATCGGCTCCCATGGCTTTGGCCGTGGACGATCATCGGCAGCCATATAAGGACGGCCTTGAGGGATGTCGGGGTCATCCGGGCCGCCGCGACCCGTGGTGCGCTCTTCGCTGCCTGCGAGACGCGGGGCGCGCGTGCCGCCAACAGTGTTGCTCACGTTCATCGAAAGGCCGTCTTCGCTATAGACAGTGAGTGGCTTGGTGTATCCGTAGAGCACGGGCGATTTCGGATCGACGGTGACTGTTGCCAGCAGCGTGCCAACAACTTTCAGATCGCCATGCGTGACCACGGAGACGCCGGGCGCGAGGCCGATTTCGATGGCGAACTGCGCTGTGTCTCCGGATGTGATGAGCAGACCGCCTTGCGCGACGAAATGCTGCAAATGCTCGACACCGCTATAGCCGAGTCCCGGGCGCATGTCGTCGGTTGAGTCGATGCGGCCCAGGTTTGGCGTCAGTTCAGTCTTTTTCCATGGAAGCGCGTTGCCCCACATCGGCAAGCCCTGAATGATCTGTGCTGTGCGCGCCCCGCCAACGGAGGCGAAGATGATCACGTCGTATTTCGAGCCGAGATTGTCGTCATTGCTGACACTCTGGGTGCTGATGTAGTCGAAGGGTACGCCTAGCTTATCGAACGCCTGCCGCCACCACCCTTCGGTCTGCGTACTGAGCCACGTGTGCATCATGGCAATGCGTGGGGCACCCACGTTGTGCTTGGCGACAGATGGCGCCGCGTTCACTGCGGTTGCGGCTAATTTGGTCTTTTCCAGCGCGGACTTCACGTCGTCTGCGTTCGCATTTTGAATGATGAGCGATCCGGTTGGAAATTGCTGGCCATCGACTGTTGTTGCAGCATCTGTGACCGATACGGTGGCATTCTTCAGTAAGTATCGGAGTGTGATGATCCCTGGATCGGCGTGATTCGCAATCAGGTAGACAGAACCTGATCCGGACGGGCTGTCGCCTGAGGCTTGATCCTTCACCGGCTGCATTCGAGATTTGAGGATTGCGGACTCGGTTACGCGCACGGCTTCTACGTTGAAAAGAGATGGCAGCGACCATCCTGTGTCGTCATAGGGAGTCTTCTGCGGATCGTTGGGGGCCCAGTACTGGCGGTCTAGTAACGCGTCGGCAATGCGCGAGTACGGCTGGTCCATGCGGATAACGTAGCTGTCTGCGGGGAAGGTTCGCTGTTCTGTCTTCGGCTGCTGCGGCTTAGTTGTGGAGTCCTCTTCCCTGCTCTCGCGTTTTGGCTTAACTGGTATCGATACGGTGACGGCCTCGGTTGTTTCGCTGATCTCGACATGTTGCGCGCGCAGGATGTCGAGGAGCATTCGCCGGCGGTCCTTCGATTCTTCGTTTGCAGGAAGCACGTAAGCGGCTGGGCCGGAGTCGCTTGGCTTCAGAATCGATCGCTTGCTCTTGAGATAGAAGTTGTTGAGAAAAGTCTGCGCGTTCTGCGCGAAGTAGCTGAGCGAAACCAGGATCGCAGTCTGCTCGTAGTTATTGTTGTCGCGCTGCGACCACTTCACTTTGGGATAGGGTGGGTTCTGGCGGTACCAGGTGCGCGAGTATTCGTCGGGTGTGAGGATGCGCTCGACGGTGTCTGCTCCGCCGTTGCCGAAGGTTTCATAGAGACGGCTGATGCCGTTGTGCATGGCGGCGAGGAACATGAGGTAGCCGGGGCTCCACGTATCGAAATTGCCGTGGGTGAAGACGCCGGGCATGCCGAACTTCGTCATCTCCTGGACGTTGTTCCAGCCGATCATCTGCCATTCGTTAGTGAGGATCGGGTCGAGCCACGCGTTGTAGGGCTCGTCGCCAACGGTGTTGTCGTAGAGGAACGGCACCGATTCGTGGAGGTCGTGGAGTACCTGGGCGTGCCATCCAATGTAAGTATCGAGGACATTGCGCGAGAGGTTGAGGGTCAGTGTCATCGCATCGCGGTTATTGTCATGCGCGACGTAGTGCCCCCAGTAAACAAGGCGCGGATAGTTCTCATTCGGATGCGCCTTGTGCCATTTGTAGATGTCGACCATGCGATCGCGACCGTCGACTTCGACCACGGGCGTGATGAGCGTGATCATGTGCGAGCGGATGTACTGGATGTAGGGCGCGTCATCCACGGCGAGACGATAAGCGAGTTCCATGAGCGCGGTTGGTGCGCCTGTCTCGGGGGAATGGATGGTTCCAGTGATGTAGTAGACGGGTACGGACTGCCTGACGAGGTCCGCTGCCGTTGCGTCGTTCATGTTGATTATTCTCGGGTCGGCGAGCTTTGCGAGGCGCGCATCGTTTTCCTTGTAGTTTTTGAGTAACGACTCGTCGGCGACGCCTACAGCGATCATCTCGCGGCCTTCTTCGCTATGGCCGATGGTTAAGACCTTCACGCGTGGGCTGGCTGACTCAAGCATGCGGAAGTAGCGATAGACATCTTCGGCGTAGGGCAGGATGTCAGGCGCGCCGGAAACGTCGCCTAGCACCTTTTCTGGCGTGGGCACTGTCGGGGATGCGGGCAGATAGTCGGTGAGAGGCGAATTCAATTCGGGCAGCGTGGTGTATTTGGCGATGCGCTGCGTGTAGTCCTGATCGATGGCCTGTTTTGCGTCACGCGCATAAGTCTGATCCATTTGCGCTGTGGCCTGCAGGCAGAAAATGACCGCGCAGAGCGTAATGGCTCCGCGGGAAAAAGCAGAGAATGACATCGCTGGCTCCCCTGAGTCGATTGCAATTCAATTATGGATACAAAGGATAGCAGACGAAACGGAGGCTAAAAGAGACGCACGCAGATGAGCAAGCGCGGCTGAAATTGCATCTAGCTCGTGCTGGCCTCTTCTTCCACGACGACAGGTATTTTGGGTTGCACGATGCCGAGCTGCTCGTAAATCGGGCGCATCTCTTTGCGAATGACTTTGAGCCGCGACCAGAACCATATTGCCCCGAGGATGCAGGCAACGCCGCTTAACATCACGGTTCTTTGCGAACCGATGGCGTGCCCCAGGGCTCCGGCGAGCAGGCTTCCGAATGGCGCCATGCCCACGAATGCGACTGTGTAGTAGCTCATCACGCGTCCGCGCTTATCCTCGGGAACGAGCGTCTGAATGATGGTGTTGCTCGCGGTCATGCCCTGCATCATACCGAAGCCGGTGACCAACATGAGCAGCAGCGAAAGCCACTGGCTGTGCGACAGGCCAAAACTGACAAGGCCAATTCCAAAAATCGCGGCTGCGATGGGAATCATCTTGGTCAGGCCGCGGACGGACTTTCGCACCACGAGCGAAAGCGCCGAGATGAGCGCGCCAACGCCGAGCGCACCCATCAGAAAGCCTAATGTGTGCGCGCCGCCATGCAGCACCTGGGCTGCGAAAACGGGCATGAGCACGACAAAAGGCATGCCCATGAGACTGATAAGGGCAAAGAGCAAAAGAATAGTACGGATGGGGACGAAGTTCGAAACATACTCCCAGCCTTCTTTGAGCTGATCGACCATGGAGGCGGTTGCACGTTTTACAGCGCTCACCTTAACTTGCATCAGCAGGAGCGACGCGATGACGGCGATGTAGCTGACGCCGTCGATCAGGAAACACCAGCCTTCGTTTGTGGCGGCAATGACAAGGCCGGCGAGCGAGGGACCGACGAGCCGGGCAAGGTTCACCATCGACGAATTGATGGCGATGGCGTTCGAGAGGTCGCCGCGATCTTCAACCATCTGCACCAGGAAGGACTGGCGGCCGGGCATATCGAATGCGTTGATCATGCCCTGAAAGACGCTCAGCGCTAATACTTCATGAATATTGATGCGATGCGTCAGCGTGAGTGCGGCCAGTACCAGGGATTGCACCATGGCGAGCACCTGTGTCCAGACAAGGACTTTCCGGCGGTCCATCCGATCGACGAGGACACCCGCGAACGGAGCGAGCAGAAAGGTGGGAATCTGCCCGGCGAAGCTGACGGTGCCCAGAAGCAGCGAAGACTTCGTAAGACGGTAGACGAGCCACGAGGTGGCGATGCGCGTCATCCAGGTGCCGATGAGCGAAATGCTCTGCCCGCCGAAAAACAGGCGGAAGTTGCGGTGGCGCAGCGCGCGCCACGCATACGAGTAGCTAAGCGAGGATGCCGGTTTTTCCGGTTCTATTTTTTCTTCTGTATTGAGCGCCATTCGCAAAGAGTCGTTTATTTGATCCTATCTGTTTCGATGCGATGGAATCTGTAAACGGTCCGCAAATGCTCGCGTGCTATTTCCCAATTGGGCGCAGGCGTACAAAAATGGCAACGCCCATCGGGTCGCTTCCATATATAGGTTGCAGACGCGACCCCGGTGTGTAGACAGTCGTTTGCGCTCCTATCGCGGTTTCCCAATGAGGCAACAGGTTGAAGTCGCGGTCATAGCCGAAAGTGTATGCCTGCACGCGGCCGGCCGGTTCTTCCTGAAAACCTTGCGGGGCGGGATTTTCGCCCAGCAAGAGTTCTGTGGTGCGATCCACATTTTCGATACGCGTCCACGCGTAGTTCTTGTCGGCGAAGCGCAGCGTGGATTCGAGCAGATAGCTGTTCTGGATGACGTTGTCGGTGAGCGAGCGTGTTCTTCCCCACGCGATGGTATTGGCCCAGTTGCCATGTTCCATCGGCTGGTTGTACATCGCGGATGCTGTCATACGTTCCTGGTTTTCATCCGGGAAGAGGGCTTCGGGGCTGTGGATACGAGCGTAGGAATATTGGCCGCTCCAATCCCTACCCGGTTGCAGAGTGAGGCGCGTGGACCACGAATCGATGGCGCCCTGCTGGACTTGCCAGCGGTGCTCGTTTGGCTCGCGTCCGTGAAAACCGCTCGCCTCGATGCGGACGATGTTGTGGGTGAAGCCCATCGTGAGCACGTCGTAGGCGATGTGGGTTGAGTCTTCCTGATGATGGCCGAGCGTGCCTACTGGATTTTCAAACGCCGAGGCGCGATGGGGATATGCTGTTGGGCCGATTGCCGGATCGCCGACTGGGGCTGCGTAAAACGAGAACAGCGTTTTTTCGCCCAACTTCCAGTCGTAGAGCGCGGCTAGTTCCATCACGAAATTGTGGGGGTGCTGGCCATCGACGATGGGATTGCCGTATGCGGTCTCGCCCTGCTGGAAGAGCAGCGGATATCTGCGGTCTGTGATGGTCGCTGGCTCGAGGCTCAACATCGTGCGCAGGGTTAAATAGCCGGGGCCGAGTTGGTGCTGCGCCATCGGCATGAACCAGTTGGTGGAGAAAAACTTGTCGCCACCACGGGGGCTGGTCTGCTGCTCATCCGTTATGAATGCGTTGGCATGGAACATCAGCATCCAGTCACCATGCATTTTCATCCACATCGGCGTTGGCGTGGAGTTTGGCTCGGCGCTGGTGCCGGAGCTGGCGTGGTGCAAGATCTGTTGTGCGAATGTTTTGTTATCGCGATTCATTATCTCGCCCATGCCGGGCATATCACTCATCGGCATCGACATCTGGGCAATGGCCGCAACGCTGCATAACAGCAGCGGCAAAAGGAACAGGCGCTTCACGGAAACTCCTCAAGGTAACGGGCGAAAACATGCAATGGGCATCGTGTTGCCATTGCCTTTCGATCAGAGGAGCGGCGATGTCAGATGCGTAGAGGCGGGGTAAACGACGATCGACTAAGACTGTTGCGAGGCGAGGCGTTGCTGGTTGCGACAAAGGCGAGAATTGTCGGGGCGACGAGATCTGAAACGAGGTTGCCGGGAACGTGAGATTGTAACGACTGCGCGGTTCCGGTCAAGAGAGCAGATTCTTCCTGCGGATGGCCGCATTGACGCTCACTTGTTACAGACGCAGCGCTCGTGCAGGATTGCATCGTATGCGTGCAGCAGACCGCTGACTGGTTCCCCGGAGTACAGATCATCTCGCATGCGGTCGAAGACACAATCCCGGCAAAGAGAAGCAGGACCATGATTGTGACACCGACGGCGCGCATGCGGTAATTCTACCTTTAATGGACAGCGATTTCCCCGCCTGCTCCGGGTTTGTTTTTGCGCAGCAGAAAAGTCAGCGGAATCATGATGAACGACGTGACACATAGGATAAAGTACATATCTTGATAGGCAAGCGTGTGCGACTGCTGCTGGATCTGGTTATAGATTTGCCCCTGTGCCAGGTAGTTCGCGTTTGCCGAGCCTGCGCTTCGGGTAAAGACGTTGCTGAGTGCATTGACCTGGTTCTGCAGATTCGCGCTATCTGGAGTTATGTGCTTGAGCAACTGGTTCTGGTGAAACTGACCGAGTTCGATCACGCCCGCATTGGTGAGCGAAATGAGAATGCTGCCGCCAATGTTGCGGACAAAATTGATGAGACCGGAAATCTGATTGTTCTTCTCCACCGGCATGCCGAAATAGGCCGCAGTAGTGACCGCGATAAAGACAAATGGAATGAAGAGAACCTGAAGGATTCTGATGATAGACGCCATTCCGAAGCTCAAGCCGAGATTGATGTGAAGCGCGCTGAAATAGTAGCCAACAACGGCGGCACAGAAGCCACCCGCGATGATGTTGCGCGCCGGAATTCGGCTTACTAACTGCCCCGCGATCGGCACCATGAATAGGAGGACAACTCCGCCTGCTGAAAGCGACAGGCCCGCGATGGTTGCCGTGTAGCCAAGCTGCGCCTGCAGGAATTGCGGCTGCAACACGGTTGTCGCATTCAGCAGGCCACCGGTAAAGAGCATGAGGAAACAACAGGTGGCGAAATTGCGGTTCTTGAGCAGGCGCAATTCCATGATGGGATTTTTCGTGAACCACTCCCACGCGAGAAGAACGACGAACGAAATCGCGAAAGTGATCCCAAAGAAGCGGATGAAATCCGACTGGAACCAGTCCTTTTCTTCTCCTTTGTCGAGCATGATCTGTAGTGCGGACATGGAAATCACGAGCAGCGCTATGCCCATTCGGTCCACATTCAGCAGATTCTTGCGGTCGGCCTTGATCCAGGGCGGATCTTCCACCAGGCGGTTGGTAAGAATCAGTGTAAGTATTCCGACGGGAATGTTGATGTAGAAAATCCAATTCCAGCTGTAATTGTCTGTGATCCAGCCGCCGAGAGTGGGGCCGATGGAGGGAGCGAGAATCGCAACGAGCCCGTAGAGCGCAAAGGCAAGGCCACGTTTCGCAGGCTCGAATGAATCGGCCATGATGGACTGTGCCATTGGCTGCAACCCGCCGCCGCCGGCG
This genomic window contains:
- a CDS encoding alpha-L-fucosidase gives rise to the protein MKFVHRTFALVGASVVLIAAGLVGCTQQPKQTTESTPAPKSPDHPVAAIQDTETPEQRDARMAWWREARFGMFIHWGLYSIPAGTWNGKQIPGIGEWIMNTASIPVADYKALAPKFNPTGFNAHDIVALAKAAGMKYIVITSKHHDGFAMYDSKANDFNIAAGTPFKRDPIKELAEECKKQGIKLGFYYSQDQDWTAPGGAALKTGDHQPPTYHWDKAQDGNFQQYLETKAIPQLKELLANYGDYPAVIWFDTPTPDMTPQLAAEIVTVLNQYPKLIWNNRLGGGYKGDTETPEQFIPAQGYPGRDWESCMTMNDTWGYKSYDKNFKSTETLLRNLIDIASKGGNYLLNIGPDSHGVVPPEEVVRLHQVGKWLDVNGEAIYGTQPTLFGAEAGSFSDTEKDKDGKPKFIPAWDWRSTTKADKVYVEIFKWPHGTFHLDKMPRKVTGAYLLADSAHKPLKFNQSGDRVDVQLPANGLDPIATVLVLEAAK
- the pnp gene encoding polyribonucleotide nucleotidyltransferase encodes the protein MKHEVTVELAGGKRLTFETGRMAKQASGAALVTQGDSVVLATAVAAPDPKEGIDFFPLTVDYREYAYAGGRIPGGFIKREGRPSEREILTSRQIDRPIRPLFPEGFRNETQVIALVFSADKENDPDVIGINAASAALALSDIPFGATVGAVRVGQVNGEFVINPSYTDRRDSKINITVVGTKDGIVMIESGSEGVTEDVVVDAIEFGHAEIKKIVAVIDELAAKAGKPKRPVTASEFDQAYYDALFAKVGDRLKDALDTKTHAKTESYALVKQIKDELAAELKELPEAEQGAAKKKLATYYETLRERIFREQVTKDRIRPDRRAFDEIRPITIETGVLPRTHGSALFTRGETQALVTATLGTNDDSQRLETFEGEQKKRFMLHYNFPPFSVGEVGRMTGVGRREVGHGALAERAISAVLPSEADSPYAIRIVSDILESNGSSSMASVCGASLALMDAGIPLKAAVAGVAMGLVKEGDDYAILTDIAGAEDHYGDMDFKVAGTREGITALQMDIKISGITGQIMREAMEQARRGRLFLLDTMDAALNGPRTEKSKYAPQIRTLQIPTDKIRDLIGPGGKTIRGIIEATQVKIDVDDTGRVNVASSDEEGLKKALAMINDLTAVPEVGKTYLGKVVRLAEFGAFVEIFPGTDGLLHISEISEHRVKDVKDELREGDQVLVKVLGIEGNRIKLSRKALLKEQRAKLGITEPQSGQIDDVAASGEPQENHDHRERPARTEERQPSSNASTITIEGGDDFDDEEGSGEEGEEVNFNRADGAPAHAGSGDRRPGGGGGANNNRRRRGRGRRGPGRGPGGGGGNRGPQ
- the rpsO gene encoding 30S ribosomal protein S15, which codes for MLAPAKKTDIISRFRTHDSDTGSPEVQIAILSERIGELTEHFKTHAKDHASRRGLLMLVSKRRRLLDYLKTNDSDRYRDVIGKLGIRK